The proteins below come from a single Mya arenaria isolate MELC-2E11 chromosome 6, ASM2691426v1 genomic window:
- the LOC128238970 gene encoding uncharacterized protein LOC128238970 isoform X1 — protein sequence MAITGFYIAVGVAICLVVAQLLEKPYPSPHGNDPMTVQYLERGGWKMVFRASAGNGKSVYDAWTKGTDTTTTKPVDMARSYSSHFREANLYYRWSSLNIKYVKFALYKDNLETAYIVFNGDGSTNTNWFNKTRVLESSWSDLTPDATYNIFSVIGDNRNLRNFFINRKYAGCSGDIGHFVVSDGPKGSCAMDVHVRHPQFVYSDMNSADVWERKQFQRADYLAIYVKI from the exons ATGGCAATAACTGGGTTTTATATCGCTGTGGGTGTTGCAATATGCCTGGTGGTGGCGCAGCTACTGGAGAAACCTTA TCCGAGTCCACATGGGAATGACCCTATGACAGTTCAATATCTTGAGAGGGGCGGCTGGAAAATGGTGTTCCGGGCCTCCGCTGGAAACGGAAAAAGCGTGTACGACGCATGGACCAAAG GGACAGACACAACTACAACGAAACCAGTGGACATGGCCAGATCCTACTCTAGCCATTTTAGGGAGGCCAATCTTTATTATCGATGGAGCTCCTTGAATATCAAGTACGTTAAGTTTGCCCTCTACAAGGACAACCTCGAAACGGCGTACATTGTATTTAATGGCGACGGTAGCACGAATACAAACTGGTTTAATAAGACCAGGGTTCTGGAATCCTCCTGGTCTGACCTCACGCCGGACGCTACTTACAATATTTTCTCGGTCATTGGCGATAATCGGAATCTGCGGAATTTCTTTATCAACAGAAAGTACGCCGGATGCTCTGGCGATATTGGCCATTTCGTTGTGAGTGATGGCCCAAAGGGATCGTGTGCGATGGATGTACACGTCCGTCACCCACAGTTCGTCTACTCTGACATGAACTCTGCTGATGTCTGGGAGAGAAAGCAGTTTCAGCGCGCTGATTATCTTGCTATTTACGTTAAAATATAA
- the LOC128238970 gene encoding uncharacterized protein LOC128238970 isoform X2, producing the protein MTVQYLERGGWKMVFRASAGNGKSVYDAWTKGTDTTTTKPVDMARSYSSHFREANLYYRWSSLNIKYVKFALYKDNLETAYIVFNGDGSTNTNWFNKTRVLESSWSDLTPDATYNIFSVIGDNRNLRNFFINRKYAGCSGDIGHFVVSDGPKGSCAMDVHVRHPQFVYSDMNSADVWERKQFQRADYLAIYVKI; encoded by the exons ATGACAGTTCAATATCTTGAGAGGGGCGGCTGGAAAATGGTGTTCCGGGCCTCCGCTGGAAACGGAAAAAGCGTGTACGACGCATGGACCAAAG GGACAGACACAACTACAACGAAACCAGTGGACATGGCCAGATCCTACTCTAGCCATTTTAGGGAGGCCAATCTTTATTATCGATGGAGCTCCTTGAATATCAAGTACGTTAAGTTTGCCCTCTACAAGGACAACCTCGAAACGGCGTACATTGTATTTAATGGCGACGGTAGCACGAATACAAACTGGTTTAATAAGACCAGGGTTCTGGAATCCTCCTGGTCTGACCTCACGCCGGACGCTACTTACAATATTTTCTCGGTCATTGGCGATAATCGGAATCTGCGGAATTTCTTTATCAACAGAAAGTACGCCGGATGCTCTGGCGATATTGGCCATTTCGTTGTGAGTGATGGCCCAAAGGGATCGTGTGCGATGGATGTACACGTCCGTCACCCACAGTTCGTCTACTCTGACATGAACTCTGCTGATGTCTGGGAGAGAAAGCAGTTTCAGCGCGCTGATTATCTTGCTATTTACGTTAAAATATAA